The following proteins are co-located in the Verrucomicrobiota bacterium genome:
- a CDS encoding Uma2 family endonuclease has translation MKTMKVEVRSQELERTGNSDRETCEIRESGKPGVCNKELEWTEMNMLWFDTISKKQAKNQACNLMCRFYGMHVWETHMSTHKLSETEYLDVERRATFKSEFFDGEIFAMSGGTRWHSLIPMNIGGELRNQLKGCGCVVYDSNLRVKVVATGLYTYPDVIVACGKQEFVDEVQDTLTTPTVIVEVLSDSTEAYDRGAKFENYRRIPSLKEYLLVSQKAPYIEHFIRQEGEQWLLKETSGLEAKLYLPTLKVTIALAEVFANVEFPPRPLR, from the coding sequence ATGAAGACAATGAAAGTAGAAGTTAGGAGTCAGGAGTTAGAACGGACGGGGAATTCAGACCGCGAAACATGCGAAATACGCGAAAGCGGAAAGCCAGGAGTTTGTAACAAGGAGTTGGAATGGACTGAAATGAACATGCTATGGTTTGACACCATCTCCAAAAAGCAGGCTAAAAACCAGGCTTGCAATTTAATGTGCCGGTTTTATGGTATGCATGTATGGGAAACGCACATGTCAACACATAAGCTGAGCGAGACCGAGTATCTCGATGTTGAGCGACGCGCCACTTTCAAGAGTGAGTTTTTCGATGGCGAGATCTTCGCCATGTCGGGGGGGACTCGATGGCATAGTTTAATTCCCATGAACATTGGGGGGGAACTGCGCAACCAACTTAAAGGTTGTGGTTGTGTCGTTTATGATTCCAATCTTCGCGTAAAAGTCGTAGCCACTGGGTTGTACACTTATCCGGATGTCATAGTGGCCTGTGGCAAACAAGAGTTTGTTGATGAAGTGCAGGATACGCTCACTACCCCGACGGTCATTGTTGAAGTCCTGTCGGATTCCACAGAAGCGTATGACCGGGGGGCCAAGTTTGAGAATTATCGCCGCATACCCTCATTAAAAGAATACCTGCTGGTGAGTCAAAAAGCGCCTTATATTGAGCACTTTATCCGGCAGGAAGGTGAACAATGGCTGCTCAAGGAAACATCCGGGTTGGAGGCCAAACTGTACCTGCCCACCCTCAAAGTTACCATTGCCTTGGCTGAAGTTTTTGCCAATGTCGAGTTTCCGCCCCGCCCGCTTCGGTAA
- a CDS encoding metallophosphoesterase family protein — protein sequence MTRWLILFLACAALGLSAAEEKRGPKGGGSRLPVQNSKCNDVPAHFFDLVLGRPTTSAVTVSVLCYADMAGSLVYGTQRGQLASRTPARQFKSGEPVELVLGTLQPGTQYYYQFRSDRTNSAEFTFHTARPPGGAFAFTITADSHLDENTDPAIYQRSLANALADAPDFHIDLGDTFMTEKHENRENAARQYLAQRFYFGQLCQSAPLFLVLGNHDGESPRGRESAADGLAVWSCQMRKRYFPNPVPDSFYSGNAAQRPQAGLLQDYYAWEWGPALFVVLDPFWFTQRQRGRNDNWKRTLGVEQYQWLKRALESSRAKFKYIFIHHLVGGADEQARGGSEAAPFYEWGGRSADGSDGFKLNRPGWPAPIHQLLVQNHVQIVFHGHDHFYAKQDLDGVVYQEVPQPGYSGNGRVPRSAAEYGYVHGTILGSSGYLRVIVSPEKTAVDYVRPALPRDGATAHPSGEILSHYEIPAKAGSSQR from the coding sequence GTGACTCGTTGGCTTATTCTGTTCCTGGCCTGTGCGGCTTTGGGGTTGTCTGCCGCCGAGGAGAAGCGTGGGCCCAAAGGCGGTGGCTCGCGGTTGCCGGTCCAGAATTCCAAGTGCAACGACGTGCCGGCTCATTTCTTTGATTTGGTTCTGGGACGGCCTACAACCAGTGCCGTGACGGTAAGTGTGTTGTGCTATGCGGATATGGCCGGCAGCCTTGTTTACGGAACTCAGCGCGGCCAGCTTGCCAGCCGGACACCGGCGCGCCAATTCAAGTCGGGCGAGCCGGTGGAGTTGGTGCTCGGGACGCTCCAACCCGGCACGCAATATTATTACCAGTTCCGCTCTGATCGGACCAACAGCGCCGAGTTTACCTTTCACACGGCCCGCCCGCCGGGCGGTGCCTTCGCCTTTACCATTACGGCGGATTCCCATCTGGATGAAAACACCGATCCCGCCATCTATCAGCGTTCCCTCGCCAATGCCCTGGCCGATGCACCGGATTTCCACATTGACCTGGGTGATACTTTCATGACTGAAAAACATGAGAATCGCGAAAATGCCGCCCGTCAATATCTCGCCCAGCGCTTTTATTTCGGTCAGCTCTGCCAGTCCGCCCCGCTGTTTCTGGTCCTTGGCAATCATGACGGTGAAAGCCCGCGGGGCCGTGAGAGCGCTGCGGATGGTCTCGCGGTCTGGTCCTGCCAGATGCGCAAACGCTATTTTCCGAACCCCGTTCCTGACAGCTTCTATTCGGGCAACGCCGCGCAGCGTCCGCAGGCCGGGTTGCTGCAGGATTACTACGCCTGGGAATGGGGTCCCGCCCTGTTCGTCGTGCTGGATCCGTTTTGGTTCACCCAACGGCAGCGTGGCCGGAATGACAACTGGAAGCGCACGCTCGGTGTTGAGCAGTATCAATGGCTGAAACGCGCCCTTGAAAGCAGCCGCGCAAAATTCAAATATATCTTCATCCATCATCTGGTGGGCGGCGCAGATGAGCAGGCCCGTGGCGGCTCAGAGGCCGCGCCCTTCTACGAGTGGGGTGGCAGAAGTGCGGACGGAAGTGACGGTTTCAAGCTGAACCGTCCGGGCTGGCCCGCGCCGATTCACCAACTCCTGGTGCAGAATCATGTTCAAATTGTCTTCCACGGACACGATCACTTCTATGCCAAACAGGACCTGGATGGCGTCGTGTACCAGGAAGTGCCGCAGCCCGGATACTCCGGTAATGGCCGGGTCCCGCGTTCCGCTGCCGAATATGGTTATGTACACGGGACAATCCTGGGAAGTTCCGGTTACCTGCGCGTGATCGTCTCGCCGGAGAAGACTGCGGTGGACTATGTGCGGCCAGCGCTGCCCAGGGACGGTGCCACCGCCCATCCCAGTGGCGAAATCCTCTCTCACTACGAAATCCCGGCAAAGGCAGGTTCATCGCAACGATAA
- a CDS encoding sulfatase-like hydrolase/transferase: MKTFISICCGALLATSLPGAERLPNFIFILGEGHGWSSTSVQMDDAVPVSKNEFVRTPNFERLAQTGMRFANFYAPSPRCTPSRATFFTGKSPAQLHMTFVNEGKRDSGSDPNGRVMAPSSSTELPANEITIAGLLKHAGYATAHFGKWHVGRVSPGQHGFDENDGPNGNGGPDNVDNPHPKQLYGMTEHGMDFMARQVKAGKPFYLQLSHYASRQGGDASPQALATVKTWGGNPNEREIAEAAATLDLDIAFGMILKQLDALGIAENTYVFFTTDHGTPGKNPPLAGGKGTVSEGGLRVPFIIRGPGIKPGVCSHVRVLGADLFPTVAALAHLTESMPKGVEGGSLVPVLTHAGIGTVQRPREEYVVHFPHYDKDAIGPASAILLGDFKLIRIYETGGLRLFNITKDPGERQDLAREMPDKVKELDQRLTDYLTAIHAQMPKPNPSFDPSKPTTPARQGGKRKGKA, encoded by the coding sequence ATGAAAACCTTTATCAGTATTTGTTGCGGGGCACTGCTGGCCACTTCACTGCCGGGCGCGGAGAGGCTGCCGAACTTCATCTTCATCCTTGGGGAAGGCCATGGCTGGAGCAGCACCTCCGTGCAAATGGATGACGCCGTACCCGTGTCCAAAAATGAGTTCGTGCGCACACCCAACTTTGAGAGGTTGGCCCAGACCGGTATGCGGTTCGCCAATTTCTACGCCCCCTCGCCGCGGTGTACCCCGTCCCGCGCCACATTTTTTACCGGCAAAAGCCCGGCCCAGTTGCACATGACGTTTGTCAATGAGGGTAAAAGGGACAGCGGCAGCGACCCCAATGGCCGGGTGATGGCCCCTTCATCCTCGACCGAATTACCGGCCAATGAGATCACTATTGCTGGCCTGCTCAAGCATGCCGGTTACGCCACCGCCCACTTTGGCAAATGGCATGTGGGCCGAGTCAGTCCCGGCCAGCATGGTTTTGATGAAAACGATGGTCCCAACGGCAACGGTGGCCCGGATAACGTGGATAACCCCCATCCCAAACAGCTCTATGGCATGACCGAGCACGGCATGGACTTCATGGCGCGGCAGGTCAAGGCTGGCAAACCGTTCTACCTCCAGCTTTCTCATTACGCCTCGCGCCAGGGCGGCGATGCCAGCCCGCAAGCGCTGGCTACCGTGAAGACTTGGGGTGGTAACCCCAACGAGCGGGAGATCGCCGAAGCCGCCGCCACCCTTGATCTGGATATCGCCTTTGGCATGATCCTCAAGCAACTTGATGCATTGGGCATCGCCGAAAACACATACGTGTTCTTCACCACCGATCACGGGACGCCAGGGAAAAACCCGCCGTTGGCCGGTGGCAAAGGTACCGTCTCAGAAGGTGGTTTGCGCGTGCCGTTCATCATTCGCGGACCGGGCATCAAGCCGGGTGTTTGTTCGCATGTCCGGGTGCTGGGGGCTGACTTATTCCCCACCGTCGCCGCCCTCGCGCACCTCACGGAATCCATGCCCAAAGGGGTTGAAGGCGGCAGCCTTGTCCCCGTGCTGACCCACGCGGGCATCGGAACCGTGCAGCGTCCGCGCGAAGAGTACGTCGTACATTTCCCCCATTACGATAAGGATGCCATTGGGCCAGCATCGGCGATTCTGCTCGGTGACTTCAAGCTGATCCGCATTTATGAAACCGGTGGCCTCCGCCTGTTTAATATCACCAAAGACCCTGGTGAGCGCCAGGACCTTGCGCGCGAAATGCCGGACAAAGTCAAAGAGTTGGACCAGCGTTTGACCGACTACCTCACCGCCATCCATGCGCAAATGCCCAAGCCGAATCCCAGCTTCGATCCCTCCAAACCCACCACGCCCGCCAGACAGGGTGGCAAACGAAAGGGCAAAGCGTGA
- a CDS encoding SMP-30/gluconolactonase/LRE family protein, whose product MNDGSKLRWLGWLMMALGAGTALRGAESRPGSPVDANLIAPGATVQELAGGLQFGEGPAADAEGNVFFSDIPTSRTLKWSVAGKLSTFRTDTGNANGQHFDRQGNLIACEGGRGRLVSVDRQGQVTVVVDQYQGKRFNQPNDLWVDPKGGIYFTDPIYGRGVKSQAGEYVYYLSPDRKTVLRVITDYVRPNGLVGSPDGKVLYVSDHGAKKIHAYDINADGSLSNKRFFAPVGADGVTLDDQGNLYFCEQTVLIYDSSGNKIGTIEVPAQPTNVCFGGRDFKTLFITTRPALYAIQMQVGGTAKSPRQPAHNQ is encoded by the coding sequence ATGAATGACGGTTCAAAACTGCGGTGGTTGGGATGGTTGATGATGGCGCTGGGGGCTGGGACTGCGTTGCGCGGGGCGGAGAGCCGTCCCGGATCTCCCGTCGATGCCAACCTCATTGCGCCTGGTGCAACCGTACAGGAACTGGCCGGGGGCCTCCAGTTTGGTGAAGGTCCGGCCGCCGATGCGGAAGGGAATGTGTTTTTCTCGGATATTCCGACCAGCCGCACCCTGAAATGGTCGGTGGCTGGCAAGCTCTCCACGTTCCGAACCGACACTGGAAATGCCAACGGCCAGCATTTTGATCGGCAGGGCAACCTGATAGCATGTGAAGGCGGGCGTGGCCGGCTGGTTTCCGTGGATCGCCAAGGCCAGGTGACGGTGGTCGTGGATCAATATCAGGGCAAACGCTTCAACCAGCCCAACGACTTATGGGTTGATCCCAAGGGCGGCATCTATTTCACCGACCCCATCTATGGCCGGGGCGTAAAGTCCCAGGCGGGGGAATACGTGTACTATCTCAGTCCCGATCGAAAGACGGTGCTTCGGGTCATCACGGACTATGTCCGCCCGAATGGATTGGTCGGTTCCCCGGATGGGAAAGTTCTTTACGTCAGTGACCACGGCGCAAAGAAAATCCACGCCTACGACATCAACGCCGACGGTTCCCTTTCCAATAAGCGCTTTTTTGCCCCCGTGGGTGCGGACGGCGTGACCTTGGACGATCAGGGGAACCTGTATTTTTGCGAGCAGACCGTGTTGATTTACGATTCCTCCGGCAACAAGATTGGCACGATTGAAGTGCCGGCACAACCCACCAATGTTTGCTTTGGCGGACGCGATTTCAAGACGCTGTTCATCACCACCCGGCCCGCGCTTTATGCAATTCAGATGCAGGTAGGTGGCACGGCCAAGTCGCCCCGCCAACCCGCGCACAACCAATAA
- a CDS encoding response regulator, whose product MTQPAKILIVDDNEIMRLAATRVLGPAGFDLLEAATGAEALRLAREHLPNLMLLDVHLPDLDGLEVCRQIKSDPLLARIFIVQLSSVRTASDQQAEGLDSGADGYIARPIGNAELLARVQSMLRIQRTEFALRESEKKYRQLATELQQALDEVSTLRGLIPICSACKKIRDDQGYWNQIEQYIQRHTGAKFTHGICPDCIKKYFPGI is encoded by the coding sequence ATGACTCAACCCGCCAAGATACTCATCGTGGATGATAACGAAATCATGCGCCTGGCCGCCACCCGGGTGCTGGGGCCGGCCGGCTTTGATTTATTGGAGGCGGCCACGGGAGCCGAGGCTTTGCGTTTGGCGCGTGAACACCTGCCGAATTTGATGCTTTTGGATGTTCACTTGCCTGATCTGGATGGCTTGGAAGTATGCCGGCAGATTAAATCCGATCCCCTGCTGGCACGCATCTTTATCGTACAGCTATCCTCCGTTCGCACGGCGAGCGATCAGCAAGCGGAGGGCCTGGACTCCGGCGCCGATGGTTACATCGCCCGGCCGATCGGCAACGCGGAGCTTCTGGCGCGCGTGCAGTCCATGCTCCGCATTCAGCGCACCGAATTCGCTCTGCGCGAAAGCGAGAAAAAATACCGCCAGCTCGCGACGGAATTACAGCAAGCGCTGGATGAAGTTAGCACGTTGCGCGGCCTGATTCCGATTTGCTCCGCGTGTAAAAAAATCCGTGATGACCAAGGGTACTGGAACCAAATCGAGCAGTATATCCAGCGCCACACCGGTGCCAAATTCACCCACGGAATCTGCCCCGATTGCATTAAAAAATATTTCCCGGGCATTTGA
- a CDS encoding methyl-accepting chemotaxis protein has product MKTLTIAQRLKVTLGIIIGLLLAGFILTAWMQSRIDEAEKQAVHQRDTLLRNTALIRLIMMDTSDALRGLLLDPQAAAEKKRKLDGDALMAKIVEETKPLVKDQPGLSKAMIDLENFDDKTLNVLEDRIMQLVVTNQQAANDFYQKSYLSERQKADQLIAEFDRQIQNTGDKDQTKTFVVEIIMVACVLIIIITSLWLGRGLVNAITQPLDRLLGAMQHLQAGNFTNRISLPRHDEFGILAEGLNQTAENLARLAGQAQQAGIQLNTSVTEMAATLKEQQASSSEMAATTMEISSTSKEISATAKELGKTMSSVAAVAEDTAQLASGGQSGLSRLEATMRQVMEATGSIAAKLALLSEKTANINSVVTTINKVADQTNLLSLNAAIEAEKAGEFGQGFAVVATEIRRLADQTAVATYDIEQMVKEMQSAVAAGVMGMDKFSEEVRRGVEEVKQVTAQLAQIIQQVQTLTPRFESVNDGMQSQSAAAGQISEALSQLGETAQQSAEAIVQNAEVVERLTASARGLQDAVSLFRVK; this is encoded by the coding sequence ATGAAAACCTTAACTATCGCACAGCGTCTCAAAGTCACGCTCGGTATCATTATCGGCCTGCTCCTGGCCGGCTTCATCTTAACGGCTTGGATGCAGTCCCGGATTGACGAGGCGGAAAAACAAGCCGTGCATCAGCGCGATACCCTGCTGCGAAATACCGCGCTGATAAGGCTGATCATGATGGATACGAGTGATGCGCTCCGCGGTTTGCTGCTGGATCCCCAAGCGGCGGCGGAAAAGAAACGCAAATTGGATGGCGACGCGCTGATGGCCAAAATCGTTGAGGAAACCAAACCTTTGGTGAAAGACCAACCTGGCTTATCCAAAGCCATGATTGACCTGGAGAACTTCGATGACAAGACCTTGAACGTGCTTGAAGACCGGATCATGCAATTGGTGGTCACCAACCAGCAAGCCGCTAATGACTTCTATCAAAAGAGCTATTTGTCCGAACGCCAAAAGGCCGATCAACTCATCGCGGAATTTGATCGGCAGATTCAGAATACCGGTGACAAGGATCAGACCAAGACCTTCGTCGTGGAGATCATCATGGTCGCCTGCGTCCTTATCATTATCATCACCAGCCTTTGGCTCGGACGCGGTTTGGTCAATGCCATCACCCAGCCGCTGGATCGCCTCCTTGGCGCCATGCAGCACTTGCAAGCCGGGAACTTTACGAATCGAATCTCCCTGCCGCGACACGATGAATTTGGCATCCTGGCGGAAGGCTTGAACCAGACCGCCGAGAATCTCGCCCGGCTGGCCGGGCAGGCGCAACAGGCGGGCATCCAGTTGAACACCAGCGTCACGGAAATGGCAGCCACCCTCAAGGAACAGCAGGCCAGCTCCAGCGAAATGGCGGCGACCACCATGGAAATCAGCAGCACTTCCAAGGAAATTTCCGCCACGGCGAAAGAGCTGGGGAAAACGATGAGCAGCGTGGCCGCCGTGGCGGAGGACACCGCCCAACTCGCTAGCGGCGGACAATCCGGGTTATCCCGGCTGGAAGCCACCATGCGCCAGGTGATGGAGGCCACCGGTTCCATCGCCGCCAAACTGGCTTTACTCAGCGAAAAGACCGCCAACATCAACTCGGTGGTCACCACCATCAATAAAGTTGCCGATCAAACCAACCTGCTTTCGCTCAACGCAGCCATTGAAGCGGAAAAGGCCGGCGAGTTCGGCCAGGGATTTGCCGTGGTCGCCACCGAAATCCGCCGCCTGGCGGATCAAACCGCAGTTGCCACGTATGACATTGAACAAATGGTCAAGGAAATGCAATCGGCGGTAGCCGCCGGCGTCATGGGGATGGACAAATTCAGCGAGGAGGTTCGGCGGGGCGTCGAGGAAGTCAAACAGGTCACCGCCCAACTGGCCCAGATTATCCAGCAGGTGCAAACCTTGACGCCCCGCTTTGAAAGCGTCAACGACGGGATGCAATCACAATCCGCCGCTGCCGGCCAGATTAGCGAGGCCCTAAGCCAGTTGGGAGAAACCGCCCAACAATCGGCGGAAGCCATTGTGCAAAATGCCGAAGTGGTCGAGCGGCTCACCGCCTCCGCGCGCGGGTTGCAGGACGCGGTATCGCTCTTCCGGGTAAAATAG
- a CDS encoding methyl-accepting chemotaxis protein — translation MKNWSVQKRVMFGFALVILISAIICTYAILRLGTIQTYALQVQMNTVPSLHGIGEMNAAGDEDFIRVLEYIYSTNAVEKATLDTPLNAFSEEMAKRFKALEPTLLDAKDQQMFGTIKTARDEYTTARNKVLELARANKSAEAEDCLDKQLKPKYRDFSKAIDEIANDNFTDGILIGKEITASVSSTRWVVLGGSLASLVVCILIAMSVVKSLSETLNKLLAALMQVNTSSAEMAATLKEQQASANEVASTSMEIGATAKEISATARELGKTMNEVAHVSEQTAQVAGGGQTGLARLESTMRQIMDAAGTISAKLAILNEKTANINSVVTTINKVADQTNLLSLNAAIEAEKAGEHGQGFAVVATEIRRLADQTAVATYDIEQMVKEMQSAVAAGVMGMDKFNEEVRRGADEVGRGTAQLTQIIQQVQTLTPRFETVNDGMQSQSTAASQISDALGQLGETAQQSAQALRQNTEALEQLTAAARGLHEASAQFKN, via the coding sequence ATGAAAAACTGGTCTGTCCAAAAACGGGTGATGTTTGGCTTTGCCTTGGTTATCCTGATCTCCGCCATCATCTGCACCTATGCCATCCTCAGGCTCGGCACGATCCAGACATACGCACTCCAAGTGCAAATGAATACCGTGCCGTCCCTGCATGGCATCGGGGAAATGAACGCTGCGGGAGACGAAGATTTCATTCGGGTACTCGAATATATTTACTCCACGAACGCGGTCGAAAAGGCCACGCTGGACACTCCGCTAAATGCTTTTTCAGAGGAAATGGCCAAGCGCTTCAAAGCCCTCGAACCCACGCTGCTGGATGCGAAAGATCAGCAAATGTTCGGGACCATCAAGACGGCGCGTGACGAATATACGACGGCGCGCAACAAAGTTCTGGAGCTGGCACGGGCAAACAAATCCGCCGAAGCGGAGGACTGCCTGGATAAGCAGCTAAAACCCAAGTATCGGGACTTCTCCAAAGCAATTGATGAGATCGCGAATGATAACTTTACCGACGGGATCCTGATCGGCAAGGAGATCACCGCTTCCGTTTCCTCCACCCGCTGGGTGGTGCTGGGAGGCAGCCTGGCCTCGTTGGTCGTCTGCATCTTGATTGCCATGTCCGTGGTCAAATCGCTCAGCGAAACCTTGAACAAGCTCCTCGCCGCGCTCATGCAGGTCAACACCAGCTCGGCGGAAATGGCGGCGACGCTCAAAGAACAACAGGCCTCGGCCAACGAGGTGGCTTCCACCTCCATGGAGATCGGCGCCACCGCCAAGGAGATTTCCGCCACCGCCAGGGAACTAGGCAAGACGATGAACGAAGTGGCGCACGTTTCCGAACAGACGGCCCAAGTGGCGGGCGGCGGCCAGACCGGACTTGCCCGGCTGGAGTCCACCATGCGCCAGATCATGGATGCGGCCGGCACCATCAGCGCCAAACTCGCGATTCTCAACGAAAAAACCGCCAACATCAACTCGGTGGTCACCACCATCAACAAGGTGGCCGACCAAACGAATTTACTCTCGCTGAACGCGGCCATTGAAGCGGAAAAGGCCGGCGAACACGGCCAGGGGTTCGCCGTGGTGGCGACGGAAATCCGCCGTTTGGCGGACCAGACGGCGGTCGCCACGTACGATATCGAGCAAATGGTGAAGGAAATGCAGTCCGCCGTGGCGGCCGGCGTGATGGGCATGGATAAATTCAACGAAGAGGTGCGGCGAGGGGCCGACGAAGTGGGACGGGGCACGGCGCAACTCACGCAAATCATCCAGCAGGTGCAAACGCTCACCCCACGCTTTGAAACGGTCAATGACGGCATGCAGTCCCAATCCACCGCCGCCAGCCAGATCAGCGATGCGTTGGGGCAACTCGGGGAGACCGCCCAGCAATCCGCCCAAGCGCTGCGCCAAAACACCGAGGCCCTCGAACAGCTCACGGCGGCCGCACGCGGTCTCCACGAAGCCAGCGCCCAATTTAAAAATTAG
- a CDS encoding chemotaxis protein CheW, giving the protein MIFLLCQIGNDRYALEIRHVVEVLPRVHLKQIPQAARGIAGVFNYHGEPVPVVDLAAMALDLPARASLCTRLLVVQYPVAEGRTGLLGLLAEHATDTLRREPSDFQPPEVSPPQAPYLGPVTSDERGLIQWLKLEQILPPSVRDQLWQQAATAQEQPTTSIAGKVEGLKR; this is encoded by the coding sequence ATGATCTTCCTTTTGTGTCAAATCGGGAACGACCGCTACGCATTGGAGATTCGTCACGTGGTGGAAGTGCTGCCGCGTGTCCATTTAAAACAGATTCCCCAAGCCGCCCGGGGTATTGCCGGAGTGTTTAACTATCATGGCGAACCCGTGCCGGTGGTGGATTTGGCGGCCATGGCGCTCGACCTGCCGGCACGCGCCAGCCTGTGTACCCGCCTCTTGGTTGTCCAATACCCAGTGGCAGAAGGGCGCACCGGTCTTTTGGGACTCCTGGCGGAGCATGCCACGGATACCCTCCGGCGCGAGCCGTCCGATTTTCAACCCCCGGAAGTCTCCCCCCCCCAAGCCCCCTATTTGGGACCGGTTACCAGTGATGAACGCGGGTTGATTCAATGGCTGAAATTGGAACAAATTCTGCCACCATCCGTGCGCGACCAATTATGGCAACAAGCCGCCACCGCGCAGGAACAACCAACCACCTCAATCGCCGGAAAAGTCGAAGGATTGAAACGATGA
- a CDS encoding CheR family methyltransferase, with protein sequence MASSSGLKAIEQLLRQVIGLDPEALGASTVATAVQHRMKKRGLKTVDEYASLLLLADAELQEFIEAMVVPETWFFRDHQPFVALGQWVKEGWWPAHPQGVLRVLSAPCSTGEEPYSIAMALFDAGLPPDQFVIEALDISAAALARARPGVYGSNSFRGQDLGFRDKYFRPCATGHQLAAAIRRQVQFRQTNLLDPILPESPGSQHVVFCRNFLIYLDEPAQHRVMTALDQVLASDGFLFVGHAETFAFHRFGFVPARINMAFAFRKREKHAPAVLRRKPAVLAPPQEPPHPILLPQGGEGARRAVEGEQSVHGFKERNLVSGKSHPALTSLGPAALRGAVGPLPKPGRMPAILPLPSKRHPVPPAKQSDNEEADLAEARRLADHGKLEASKSQCEAYLQNHEPSSEVFFLLGLVHGAAGNHVAAGAFYRKALYLNPDNQEALVHLALLAEKLGKFEEARRLQQRLRRLQAKPLATNAQASSKL encoded by the coding sequence GTGGCATCCTCATCCGGGCTGAAAGCCATTGAGCAACTCCTGCGCCAGGTCATCGGCTTGGACCCCGAAGCGCTCGGGGCCTCAACCGTTGCCACGGCCGTCCAACACCGGATGAAAAAGCGCGGTCTGAAAACCGTGGATGAATATGCCTCGCTGCTCTTGTTGGCCGACGCGGAATTGCAGGAATTCATTGAAGCCATGGTGGTGCCGGAAACCTGGTTTTTCCGAGATCACCAACCGTTTGTGGCGCTGGGTCAGTGGGTGAAGGAAGGCTGGTGGCCAGCGCATCCCCAAGGCGTGTTACGCGTGCTCAGCGCTCCCTGTTCCACGGGGGAGGAACCGTATTCCATCGCCATGGCGCTATTCGACGCCGGCCTGCCGCCCGACCAGTTTGTCATCGAAGCGCTGGACATCAGCGCAGCCGCGCTGGCACGCGCCCGACCAGGGGTTTATGGCAGCAATTCATTTCGCGGCCAGGACCTTGGTTTTCGCGACAAGTACTTTCGCCCCTGCGCCACCGGACACCAACTGGCCGCAGCGATCCGGCGGCAAGTGCAGTTCCGGCAGACGAACCTGCTGGATCCCATTTTACCGGAAAGCCCCGGCAGCCAGCACGTCGTCTTTTGCCGCAACTTCTTGATCTACTTGGATGAACCGGCGCAACACCGGGTCATGACCGCGTTGGACCAAGTGCTGGCCAGCGATGGTTTTCTGTTTGTGGGCCACGCGGAAACGTTTGCTTTCCATCGCTTCGGGTTTGTGCCGGCACGGATCAATATGGCCTTCGCGTTTCGCAAACGCGAGAAGCATGCGCCAGCCGTGCTGCGGCGTAAACCTGCCGTTCTGGCACCTCCCCAGGAACCCCCTCATCCCATCCTTCTCCCCCAAGGGGGCGAAGGTGCCCGCAGGGCGGTTGAGGGGGAGCAGTCGGTTCATGGGTTCAAAGAGCGAAATCTGGTTTCGGGGAAGTCTCACCCCGCCCTAACCTCGCTTGGCCCTGCGGCGCTCCGGGGTGCGGTCGGCCCGCTTCCAAAACCGGGGCGGATGCCAGCTATTTTGCCGCTTCCTTCCAAGCGGCACCCGGTGCCACCGGCAAAGCAGTCTGACAATGAAGAGGCGGATTTGGCTGAAGCCCGGCGACTCGCCGATCACGGAAAACTTGAAGCGTCGAAAAGCCAGTGCGAGGCGTATTTGCAAAATCATGAACCCTCCAGCGAGGTGTTTTTTCTGCTTGGGCTGGTGCATGGGGCGGCGGGAAACCATGTGGCGGCGGGCGCCTTTTATCGCAAAGCCTTATACTTGAATCCGGATAACCAGGAAGCGCTGGTTCACCTGGCGTTGCTGGCGGAGAAACTGGGGAAATTTGAGGAGGCCAGAAGGCTTCAGCAACGGCTGCGCCGGTTGCAGGCTAAACCGTTGGCGACCAACGCCCAAGCCAGCTCCAAATTATGA